Proteins from one Deltaproteobacteria bacterium genomic window:
- a CDS encoding sigma-54-dependent Fis family transcriptional regulator — protein MTTVLIADDESNLRKVLCALLKREGYETLAVANGEAAIDVLNSNDIDILITDLRMPGMDGLELLRLVKTIDPSLPVIVITAHGSVDTAVSAMKEGAFDYITKPFDRDELKLSVRKAASVHSITQTHLVDSGDSGGRYQIIGESSRMREIYGVIEKVAATPSTVLITGESGTGKELVASALHDNSLRKGKPFIKVNCAAIPKDLMESEFFGYERGAFTGAISSKPGRFELADSGTLFLDEIAEIPTAMQVKLLRALQESEFERVGGIRSIKVDVRVIAATNRDLVKQIEDGSFREDLYYRLNVVPIALPPLRERKEDIPYLTQAFIEKYNKRLNKNVNGISEEALQRLSLYSWPGNIRELENVIERTLLFCESSKIEIKELPDYFKQLEYRFSSPSIPNIAFKTETINMPTIDSGNTTMKDIVKQATVEIERDLIVKALDETNGNVTKAAAILGISRKGLQNKMKELGLRDPDSKN, from the coding sequence TTGACTACAGTACTAATTGCAGATGATGAATCAAACCTGCGCAAAGTTCTGTGTGCATTATTAAAACGTGAGGGTTATGAAACCTTAGCGGTTGCTAATGGTGAAGCTGCTATAGATGTTCTTAATTCAAATGATATCGACATCCTAATCACAGATCTGCGTATGCCTGGTATGGATGGTTTAGAACTGCTTCGTTTAGTTAAAACCATCGATCCCAGTTTACCAGTTATTGTCATTACTGCTCACGGAAGTGTAGATACTGCAGTAAGCGCTATGAAAGAAGGCGCCTTTGACTATATCACTAAACCTTTTGATCGCGATGAATTAAAGCTATCTGTGCGTAAAGCAGCTTCTGTGCATTCAATTACACAAACGCACCTAGTCGATAGTGGTGATTCAGGTGGTCGTTATCAAATAATTGGTGAATCATCACGAATGCGTGAGATTTACGGCGTTATCGAAAAGGTTGCAGCCACCCCTTCGACAGTTCTCATAACTGGTGAAAGCGGTACCGGTAAAGAATTAGTCGCTTCTGCACTTCATGATAATTCACTACGCAAAGGCAAACCTTTTATAAAAGTTAATTGTGCTGCAATTCCAAAAGACCTCATGGAGAGTGAATTCTTTGGTTACGAACGCGGGGCCTTTACTGGCGCAATATCATCTAAACCTGGACGTTTTGAGCTTGCAGATAGCGGTACGCTATTTCTTGATGAAATTGCTGAAATACCGACAGCTATGCAAGTTAAACTTTTACGCGCTCTGCAAGAAAGTGAATTTGAACGTGTCGGTGGCATTCGCAGCATAAAAGTTGATGTGCGAGTTATTGCTGCAACAAATCGTGACCTGGTTAAGCAAATTGAAGATGGAAGTTTTCGTGAAGATCTATACTATCGGCTTAATGTTGTACCAATTGCGTTGCCACCGCTACGCGAGCGTAAAGAAGATATCCCTTATCTGACTCAAGCTTTTATTGAAAAATACAACAAAAGATTAAATAAAAATGTGAACGGCATTAGTGAAGAAGCCCTACAAAGACTCAGTTTATATTCTTGGCCTGGTAACATTCGCGAACTTGAAAATGTAATTGAGCGTACTTTGCTTTTTTGTGAAAGTAGCAAAATAGAAATAAAAGAATTACCCGATTATTTTAAGCAATTAGAGTACCGTTTTAGTTCCCCAAGTATACCTAATATTGCCTTTAAAACCGAAACCATAAACATGCCTACCATCGATAGTGGCAACACTACTATGAAAGATATAGTAAAGCAGGCTACCGTTGAAATTGAACGCGATCTTATTGTCAAAGCACTCGATGAAACTAATGGTAATGTTACTAAAGCAGCAGCAATCCTAGGTATTAGTCGTAAAGGATTACAAAACAAAATGAAAGAATTGGGATTACGTGACCCAGACAGCAAAAATTAA